One window of the Trypanosoma brucei gambiense DAL972 chromosome 5, complete sequence genome contains the following:
- a CDS encoding serine/threonine protein phosphatase, putative has product MDPPNVPPSPQAPPDLSPPSGSLSFRADNLVTLEMVQAVTINREKLSEWHHKIRSRLFPLVTGFFVRCRVEDSTDGRALYKVGRIKTLKTDWSVELDLLTTDEILSGRSNTNYDCISNAKLTAGEFSAFISKVPPELLSNISNTVHKMEERLRMMETIILTEPAFHGRRRDDRRQQEAQPAQAVTGLPDKYVFSQNVLLCDDEFSTFPMTVTIVDLLQNAVGQKGMTEPDTPRAGVSAITGPKSRAFDEAVASHSTMLQLQDVRNYINSPTQPPVDAARLIEMIRRSSNAQNTSFSYDNLTEFCKLVISVCSQCREVVAKEPLFIRLKSPVTVFGDIHGNFADMAYFLDKVVAFDDIMLKYTTSHLLFLGDYVDRGAFSVECVMYLFALKVISPSKVTLLRGNHESPEVNGDMDVYGYSSFKYQCLDKFGRDRGIDVWVAVNEVFQFLPVIADIDKKIFCVHGGLPQYSGGEDKRLEILSDPSFPRIPVVQCTDPTNVAQRMMVNDLLWSDPAPPNHQLDKYGFGPNPRGPDIKTFGSRAVDMFCERYNYQYIFRAHQEKADGVRLSDNARVVTIFSTSDYAGHQNGAGCILVANGKMRMAIKKPHRHEMKETKGPVSPRTLSKSVPGMIPRLKRI; this is encoded by the coding sequence ATGGATCCACCTAATGTACCTCCCTCTCCTCAGGCCCCGCCGGACCTTTCGCCGCCCTCCGGAAGCCTTTCGTTCCGCGCTGACAACCTCGTCACGTTAGAAATGGTTCAGGCTGTAACCATAAACCGTGAAAAGTTGTCTGAATGGCATCACAAAATCCGCTCGAGGTTGTTTCCACTTGTCACTGGTTTCTTTGTGCGGTGCCGCGTGGAGGATTCAACGGATGGCAGAGCTTTATATAAAGTGGGACGCATTAAAACTCTTAAAACAGATTGGTCTGTAGAGCTTGATTTGCTAACAACAGATGAGATTCTTTCGGGACGTAGCAATACAAACTACGACTGCATCAGCAACGCAAAACTGACTGCAGGAGAGTTTAGCGCTTTTATATCGAAGGTACCACCAGAGTTGCTGTCTAATATTTCTAACACAGTGCATAAAATGGAGGAGCGGCTGCGCATGATGGAGACCATCATCTTAACGGAGCCGGCCTTCCACGGCAGACGCCGTGACGACCGAAGGCAACAGGAAGCACAACCCGCTCAGGCTGTCACGGGCCTACCTGATAAATATGTCTTCTCACAAAATGTGCTTTTGTGTGATGATGAGTTTTCAACCTTTCCAATGACTGTTACAATTGTTGATTTGCTACAGAATGCGGTCGGTCAAAAGGGAATGACGGAACCTGACACCCCGCGGGCAGGGGTTTCCGCGATAACCGGACCGAAGTCTCGCGCGTTTGATGAGGCGGTAGCGAGTCATAGCACGATGCTGCAGCTTCAGGATGTACGGAATTACATAAATTCGCCAACACAACCACCAGTGGATGCGGCCCGACTTATCGAGATGATACGGCGCTCATCCAATGCACAAAACACTTCATTTTCCTACGATAATCTCACGGAGTTCTGCAAACTTGTTATTTCCGTTTGTAGCCAATGTCGCGAGGTGGTGGCGAAGGAACCTCTATTCATCCGTCTCAAGTCGCCCGTAACAGTGTTCGGTGACATCCATGGCAACTTCGCTGATATGGCCTATTTCTTGGATAAAGTGGTGGCTTTTGATGATATTATGCTCAAGTATACCACTTCGCATCTTTTGTTCCTTGGCGACTATGTAGATCGTGGTGCCTTCTCGGTTGAGTGTGTCATGTACCTCTTTGCACTCAAAGTTATTAGCCCATCTAAGGTTACTCTACTGCGTGGTAACCATGAATCCCCTGAGGTAAATGGTGATATGGATGTGTATGGTTACAGCTCATTCAAATATCAATGCCTCGACAAGTTTGGAAGGGATCGTGGTATTGATGTGTGGGTTGCAGTGAATGAGGTATTTCAGTTCCTCCCCGTTATAGCTGATATTGATAAGAAGATATTCTGCGTTCACGGCGGCTTGCCGCAGTATTCCGGGGGTGAGGACAAACGACTTGAGATTCTTTCTgatccttctttccctcgtATTCCGGTGGTTCAATGTACTGATCCCACAAATGTGGCACAGCGTATGATGGTGAATGACTTGTTGTGGTCCGATCCCGCACCGCCAAACCATCAACTTGATAAATATGGCTTCGGGCCAAACCCACGCGGACCTGATATCAAAACCTTCGGTTCTCGTGCAGTTGATATGTTTTGTGAGCGCTACAACTACCAATACATATTTCGTGCGCATCAAGAAAAGGCGGATGGTGTTCGGCTGTCAGATAATGCTCGCGTTGTGACGATATTTTCCACGTCTGACTATGCCGGCCACCAGAATGGCGCAGGTTGTATATTAGTGGCCAATGGTAAAATGCGCATGGCGATTAAAAAGCCCCACCGGCACGAGatgaaggaaacgaaaggacCGGTATCACCTCGCACGCTGTCGAAAAGCGTTCCAGGTATGATACCGCGTCTTAAGCGCATTTAA
- a CDS encoding nucleolar RNA helicase Gu, putative, with translation MSSRAEEGTHRHEGHVTKTKRSREEMTGNEETDQEPNNGSAAVGRPFSEFNLSSGMVKALEAQGIVSLFPVQALTFEAIMRGEDVLVQARTGSGKTLAFGIPIVEKLNKKEGPLARGRGPAAVIFCPTRELAIQVRDVLAGVSGDLVVAALYGGVAYSTQERVLFSGVDIVVATPGRAKDFLEKGTLHFERVKMVCLDEADHMLDIGFKEDIELLLQRVAEQNGSTPDEPKHQTLLFSATVPDWVHTCSFISKNKKFIDMVGQGAMRAANTIRFYRRKCGFAEVSSMLADLVKVYSGRHGRTLIFTNTKKDCHDLSINNTKLDSQCLHGDMQQEQRESTMKSFRDNKFSVLIATDVAARGLDLPMVDLVIQCAPPTDIDAFIHRAGRTGRAGRKGVCVLLHQPKDEYVVERIERHAKIKFEVLPAPTREEILKAVARDAAEDMARVERSATNLFMDQAAELLKDADPTEILASAIAVMSGYTSSITKRGLISGARGSATVQMLGQRSLPTHVFCSILRNNLGDELFMRCRDITLLQDAPGCVFDVPEDVVDRILNTPVQGMELSVIETLPPIIARELNSGSRGNRGGGGGGGGYRGGPRGGGYNQYNRNGGGGGGGGGRSWGSGYRSTQRRY, from the coding sequence TGCCGCGGTGGGTCGGCCGTTCTCTGAGTTTAATCTTTCCAGCGGGATGGTGAAGGCACTGGAGGCTCAAGGTATTGTTTCGCTGTTTCCCGTGCAGGCACTAACATTCGAAGCTATTATGCGTGGTGAAGATGTCCTTGTGCAGGCGCGTACGGGAAGTGGCAAAACACTTGCTTTCGGTATTCCCATTGTTGAGAAACTGAACAAGAAGGAGGGACCGCTGGCGCGTGGGCGCGGTCCTGCGGCGGTAATATTTTGCCCGACTCGTGAACTTGCCATTCAAGTGCGTGACGTGCTCGCAGGTGTTAGCGGGGACCTCGTGGTTGCTGCACTTTATGGTGGTGTTGCCTACAGTACCCAGGAGCGTGTGCTGTTCAGCGGTGTTGACATTGTTGTGGCCACACCCGGTCGTGCAAAGGATTTCCTCGAGAAAGGTACGCTGCACTTTGAGCGTGTGAAGATGGTTTGTTTGGACGAGGCTGACCACATGCTGGATATTGGCTTCAAGGAGGATATTGAACTGTTACTACAGCGAGTCGCAGAACAGAACGGTTCGACTCCTGATGAACCAAAACACCAGACGTTGCTCTTTTCGGCCACGGTCCCAGACTGGGTCCACACGTGCTCATTCATTTCcaagaacaaaaagtttATTGATATGGTCGGGCAAGGCGCAATGCGTGCGGCAAACACCATCCGATTCTATCGCCGTAAGTGTGGCTTTGCTGAGGTTTCCAGCATGTTGGCAGACTTAGTGAAGGTGTACAGTGGGCGGCATGGCCGGACACTCATTTTTACCAACACCAAGAAGGACTGCCATGACCTTTCCATCAACAATACAAAGTTGGATTCTCAGTGCCTTCACGGTGATATGCAACAAGAGCAGCGGGAGAGCACGATGAAAAGCTTCCGTGACAACAAGTTTAGCGTTCTGATAGCCACTGATGTGGCTGCCCGTGGCTTGGATCTCCCCATGGTGGACCTTGTCATTCAGTGCGCACCGCCTACAGACATTGATGCCTTTATTCACCGCGCTGGCAGGACAGGACGTGCTGGCCGCAAAGGTGTCTGTGTGCTCCTTCACCAGCCGAAGGATGAATATGTTGTGGAGCGCATTGAGCGCCACGCCAAAATTAAGTTCGAGGTTTTACCCGCGCCGACGCGGGAGGAGATTCTTAAGGCAGTGGCGCGCGATGCTGCGGAAGACATGGCACGCGTGGAGCGAAGCGCGACAAATCTTTTTATGGACCAGGCTGCAGAACTTCTTAAGGATGCTGACCCAACCGAGATTCTTGCTTCAGCTATTGCCGTCATGAGTGGATATACCAGCAGTATCACAAAGCGTGGCCTCATCAGCGGGGCAAGGGGCTCCGCAACAGTGCAGATGTTGGGTCAGCGGAGTTTACCTACGCATGTGTTTTGCAGCATATTGCGCAACAACCTCGGGGATGAATTGTTTATGCGTTGCCGCGATATAACACTCCTGCAGGACGCTCCGGGTTGTGTATTTGACGTGCCTGAGGATGTAGTGGACCGCATACTAAACACTCCAGTGCAAGGCATGGAATTGAGCGTAATCGAAACGCTTCCTCCAATTATTGCCCGAGAGCTGAACAGCGGTAGTCGCGGAAACCgtggtggaggtggtggtggtggcgggtACCGTGGCGGGCCACGGGGCGGCGGATATAATCAATACAACCGTAATGgtggcggcggcggtggtggcggcgGAAGGAGTTGGGGTTCCGGCTACCGGTCGACTCAAAGGCGTTATTAG